The Pleuronectes platessa chromosome 23, fPlePla1.1, whole genome shotgun sequence genome contains a region encoding:
- the cnpy3 gene encoding protein canopy homolog 3 — MILATCACFLLVVCSAAAAKEAGDDEWVHLPNKCEVCKFVSIEMKSAFDETGKTKEVIGRNYRFIDSKGAPPIKYVKSDLRFIEVIENVCQRLLEYNLHKERTGSNRFAKGMSETFSTLHGLVNKGVNVVMDIPFELWNETSAEVADLKKQCDVLVERYEDVIEDWYKGTQEEDLTTLLCEKHALKGQDTACLGEDWKAKKKGDQAAIAEDKKKKKKKKGKAGAEGGDGSSEGEKVAKKKKEKKMKKKKKSKAPVEKTDGGASSDEGIQPQVLLSGKKTEL; from the exons ATGATTCTAGCGACGTGCGCGTGTTTTCTGCTGGTGGTTTGTTCGGCGGCCGCAGCGAAGGAGGCAGGAGACGATGAGTGGGTTCATCTGCCGAACAAGTGTGAAG tctgtAAGTTTGTCAGCATTGAGATGAAGTCAGCGTTCGATGAGACGGGGAAGACGAAAGAAGTGATCGGCAGGAACTATCGCTTCATCGACAGCAAGGGGGCGCCACCTATCAAATACGTCAAGtc ggacCTCCGATTCATCGAGGTCATAGAGAATGTGTGTCAGCGGCTGCTGGAGTACAATCTGCACAAGGAGCGAACCGGCAGCAACCGCTTCGCCAag ggcaTGTCGGAGACCTTCTCCACGCTTCACGGTTTGGTGAACAAAGGCGTGAACGTGGTGATGGATATTCCCTTCGAGCTGTGGAACGAGACCTCGGCGGAGGTGGCCGACCTCAAGAAGCAG TGTGACGTGCTGGTGGAGAGATATGAGGACGTGATTGAAGACTGGTACAAAGGAACTCAAGAGGAAGATCTGACCACGTTGCTGTGTGAGAAACATGCTCTGAAAGGACAagacacag CTTGTCTGGGCGAGGACTGGAAGGCGAAGAAGAAGGGCGACCAGGCCGCCATCGCcgaggacaagaagaagaagaaaaagaagaaggggaAGGCCGGAGCAGAGGGGGGAGACGGCAGCTCGGAGGGAGAGAAGGtggccaagaagaagaaggagaagaaaatgaagaagaagaaaaagagcaaaGCTCCGGTGGAGAAGACGGACGGAGGGGCGTCGTCGGACGAGGGGATCCAGCCTCAGGTGCTTCTGTCTGGGAAGAAGACGGAGCTGTGA